In Rhizobium sp. WSM4643, the following are encoded in one genomic region:
- the hisN gene encoding histidinol-phosphatase, with translation MFPDRSFFNRLAEAARAETLPRFRSGLDVTNKLSSGFDPVTEGDRAAELAIRALIEENFPGHGILGEEHGDVGLDREYVWVIDPIDGTRAFISGVPVWGTLIGLQKDGRAIMGMIEQPFTGERYFADQNGSIYTGPEGERRLATRQCDALSNAILFTTSPHLFAGEEMEKYREIESQVRLFRYGCDCYAYALLAAGHIDLVVENSLKPYDVGGIIPVIEGAGGIITTWDGGRPENGGSIIAAGSQAVYEQAIAILQR, from the coding sequence ATGTTTCCTGACCGTTCGTTCTTCAACCGCCTGGCGGAAGCCGCCCGGGCCGAGACGCTGCCGCGCTTCCGCTCCGGCCTCGATGTCACGAACAAGCTTTCCTCCGGTTTCGATCCGGTAACGGAGGGCGACCGGGCGGCCGAACTCGCCATCCGGGCGCTGATCGAGGAGAATTTCCCCGGCCACGGCATTCTCGGCGAGGAACATGGCGATGTCGGGCTCGACCGCGAATATGTCTGGGTGATCGATCCGATCGACGGCACGCGCGCCTTTATATCCGGTGTGCCGGTGTGGGGAACGCTGATCGGCCTGCAGAAGGATGGCAGGGCGATCATGGGCATGATCGAGCAGCCCTTTACCGGCGAGCGTTATTTCGCCGACCAGAACGGCTCGATCTATACCGGGCCGGAGGGCGAACGGCGGCTGGCGACGCGCCAGTGCGACGCGCTGTCGAACGCCATCCTGTTCACCACCTCGCCGCATCTCTTTGCCGGCGAGGAGATGGAGAAATACCGCGAGATCGAGAGCCAGGTACGGCTCTTCCGCTACGGCTGCGACTGCTATGCCTATGCGCTGCTTGCCGCCGGCCATATCGATCTCGTCGTCGAAAACAGCCTGAAGCCCTATGATGTCGGCGGCATCATTCCCGTCATCGAGGGGGCGGGCGGCATCATCACCACCTGGGACGGCGGACGGCCGGAAAACGGCGGCTCGATCATCGCCGCCGGCAGCCAGGCGGTCTACGAACAGGCAATCGCCATCCTGCAGCGCTGA
- a CDS encoding tripartite tricarboxylate transporter permease → MNTFEFLWQGILVAMQPMNLVYALVGVTLGTAVGVLPGIGPALTVALLLPVTYKLDPGGSLIMFAGIYYGGMYGGSTTSILLNTPGESASIVTALEGNKMARAGRGGPALATAAIGSFVAGLIATLGLAFIAPYIVKLALVFGPREYFALMVLAFVTVSSAFGDSALRGLTSLFIGFALAMVGIDQQTGQARLSFGIPDLLDGVEVTTLAVAMFAIGETLYIAAQGNRVAEKIEAVKGSLWMTAEDWARSWKPWLRGTLIGFPIGAMPAGGAEIGTFLSYATEKRLAKNPEEFGHGAIEGVAGPEAANNASAAGTLVPLLTLGLPTTATAAIMLAGFQQYGLQPGPLLFATNPQLVWGLIASLLIANAMLLVLNLPMIGLWVKLLTIPKPWLYAGILLFATLGTIGANPSVFELGMLLAFGVLGYVMRLFGYPIAPAVVGLILGPLAEQQLRRALAISQGDVTTLVMSPIAAGLLIVAAAAFLIPLILRLRGRGQVLSQLAANED, encoded by the coding sequence ATGAACACATTCGAATTCCTATGGCAGGGTATCCTGGTTGCGATGCAGCCGATGAACCTGGTTTATGCGCTGGTCGGCGTGACGCTCGGCACCGCCGTCGGCGTGCTTCCCGGCATCGGCCCGGCACTCACCGTGGCGCTGCTGCTGCCCGTCACCTACAAGCTTGATCCCGGCGGCTCGCTGATCATGTTCGCCGGCATCTATTACGGCGGCATGTATGGCGGTTCGACGACCTCGATCCTGCTCAATACGCCGGGCGAAAGCGCCTCGATCGTCACCGCGCTCGAGGGCAACAAGATGGCGCGCGCCGGGCGCGGCGGACCGGCGCTGGCGACAGCGGCGATCGGCTCCTTCGTCGCCGGGCTGATCGCCACGCTCGGGCTTGCCTTCATCGCGCCTTACATCGTCAAGCTGGCGCTGGTCTTCGGGCCGCGCGAATATTTCGCGCTGATGGTGCTTGCCTTCGTCACCGTCTCTTCGGCGTTTGGCGACTCCGCCTTGCGGGGCCTGACCTCGCTGTTCATCGGTTTCGCGCTCGCGATGGTCGGCATCGACCAGCAGACAGGGCAGGCCAGGCTTTCCTTCGGCATCCCCGACCTGCTCGATGGTGTCGAGGTGACGACGCTGGCTGTGGCGATGTTTGCGATCGGCGAAACGCTTTATATCGCCGCGCAGGGCAACCGGGTCGCGGAGAAGATCGAGGCGGTCAAGGGTTCGCTCTGGATGACCGCTGAGGACTGGGCGCGCTCGTGGAAGCCGTGGCTGCGGGGCACGCTGATCGGTTTTCCGATCGGCGCGATGCCGGCGGGCGGCGCTGAAATCGGCACCTTCCTCTCCTATGCAACCGAAAAGCGGCTGGCGAAGAACCCGGAAGAGTTCGGCCATGGCGCGATCGAAGGCGTGGCCGGCCCCGAGGCGGCGAACAACGCCTCGGCCGCCGGCACATTAGTGCCGCTTCTGACGCTCGGCCTGCCGACGACGGCGACGGCGGCGATCATGCTTGCCGGCTTCCAGCAATACGGGCTGCAGCCGGGACCGCTGCTGTTTGCCACCAATCCGCAGCTCGTCTGGGGGCTGATCGCCAGCCTGCTCATCGCCAATGCGATGCTCTTGGTGTTGAACCTGCCGATGATCGGGCTCTGGGTAAAGCTGCTGACCATTCCGAAGCCATGGCTCTATGCGGGCATCCTGCTGTTTGCGACGCTCGGGACAATCGGCGCCAATCCGTCGGTGTTCGAACTTGGCATGCTGCTCGCCTTCGGTGTGCTCGGTTATGTGATGCGGCTGTTCGGCTATCCGATCGCGCCAGCCGTCGTCGGCCTGATCCTCGGCCCGCTTGCCGAACAGCAGCTGCGCCGGGCGCTGGCGATCAGTCAGGGCGACGTCACGACGCTGGTGATGTCGCCGATCGCGGCGGGCCTGCTCATCGTTGCAGCCGCCGCCTTCCTCATCCCGTTGATCCTGCGGCTGCGCGGCAGGGGACAGGTGCTCTCGCAACTGGCGGCAAACGAAGACTAG
- a CDS encoding DUF475 domain-containing protein has translation MNQPVTHKSSLSYFRWAFIVTALGLVLGTMLGWQTTGTIGGMATVFFICTVLAVLEISLSFDNAIVNANKLKEMTPVWQKRFLTWGIIIAVFGMRIVFPLAIVAIAAQIGPWDALVLAAREPAEYARIMNDAHLPIAAFGGTFLMMVGLNYFFNHEKQVHWIGGLEKMMARSATIKGIEIAFVLALMLVFSWQIGGEEATVFVHCAIYGLLTFLAVEVVGGLLDASQQTMSAAAKGGLGAFIYLEVLDASFSFDGVIGAFALTQNLFVIAIGLGIGAMYVRSMTIMLVEKGTLAEYRYLEHGAFYAILILSVIMYAQTLVHIPEVITGLGGAALIGLSLWSSIRHNRREKVEDHDAQRKELQA, from the coding sequence ATGAACCAGCCCGTGACCCATAAATCTTCGCTCAGCTATTTCCGCTGGGCTTTCATCGTTACTGCCCTCGGCCTCGTTCTCGGCACCATGCTGGGCTGGCAGACGACCGGCACGATCGGCGGCATGGCGACCGTCTTCTTCATCTGCACAGTGCTTGCCGTGCTGGAGATATCGCTTTCCTTCGACAATGCCATCGTCAACGCCAACAAGCTGAAGGAGATGACGCCGGTCTGGCAGAAGCGCTTCCTCACCTGGGGCATCATCATCGCCGTCTTCGGCATGCGCATCGTCTTCCCGCTGGCAATCGTCGCGATCGCGGCCCAGATCGGTCCCTGGGATGCTCTGGTGCTTGCCGCACGGGAGCCGGCCGAATATGCCCGCATCATGAACGACGCGCATCTGCCGATCGCAGCCTTCGGGGGCACCTTCCTGATGATGGTCGGCCTCAACTACTTCTTCAATCACGAGAAGCAGGTGCACTGGATCGGCGGACTTGAAAAGATGATGGCGCGTTCGGCCACCATCAAGGGCATCGAGATCGCCTTCGTGCTGGCGCTGATGCTGGTTTTTTCCTGGCAGATCGGTGGCGAGGAAGCCACCGTCTTCGTCCATTGCGCCATCTATGGCCTGCTCACCTTCCTCGCGGTCGAGGTGGTCGGCGGGCTGCTCGATGCCTCGCAGCAGACGATGAGCGCTGCCGCCAAGGGCGGCCTCGGCGCCTTCATCTATCTGGAGGTGCTGGATGCCAGTTTCTCCTTCGACGGCGTCATCGGCGCCTTTGCGCTGACGCAGAACCTCTTCGTCATCGCAATCGGCCTCGGCATCGGCGCCATGTATGTACGCTCGATGACGATCATGCTGGTGGAGAAGGGAACGCTTGCCGAATATCGCTATCTCGAACATGGCGCCTTCTACGCCATCCTGATCCTCTCGGTGATCATGTATGCGCAGACCCTGGTCCACATCCCCGAGGTTATCACCGGGCTCGGCGGCGCGGCCTTGATCGGCCTGTCCCTTTGGTCGTCCATCCGCCACAACAGGCGCGAAAAGGTGGAGGATCACGACGCCCAGCGGAAAGAGCTTCAAGCCTGA
- a CDS encoding alpha/beta fold hydrolase, whose translation MDQVLYSTPDNPAPENRTEGFFETHDGHQLRYAVFRSSGQVAKGTVVILHGRNEYIEKYFETIRDLTARGLWVATFDMRGQGGSQRLLKRRNHGHIRRFVDYERDLDTFLEKVVLPDTRLPFYLLAHSTGGLIALSAAPYLTTRIDRMVLSAPFIGLTGQAASPRVIRTLAGTLNAVGLGFLPLTSKLKEPDFRDNPLTSDEHRFERNVAMMKAHPELTLGPPTARWLTEAFRTMDRVTSPYHLFSITIPTIVIAPTRDGVVPYTAQERLSRYFRAGQLVPINGARHEIFQERDIYRAAALAAFHAFIPGSDAEENQDIAALGT comes from the coding sequence ATGGATCAGGTTCTCTATTCGACGCCCGACAATCCCGCTCCGGAAAACCGCACGGAGGGGTTCTTCGAAACCCATGACGGCCACCAACTGCGTTACGCCGTCTTCCGCTCTAGCGGACAGGTTGCCAAGGGCACCGTCGTCATCCTGCACGGCCGAAACGAATATATCGAGAAATATTTTGAGACGATCCGCGACCTGACGGCCAGGGGCCTCTGGGTCGCGACCTTCGATATGCGCGGCCAGGGCGGCTCGCAGCGGCTCCTGAAACGCCGAAACCACGGCCACATCCGCCGCTTCGTCGATTACGAGCGCGATCTCGACACCTTCCTCGAAAAGGTGGTGCTGCCGGATACCCGCCTGCCCTTCTACTTGCTCGCGCATTCCACAGGCGGCCTGATCGCGCTCTCGGCCGCCCCCTATCTCACCACTCGTATCGATCGCATGGTGCTGTCGGCGCCCTTCATCGGCCTTACCGGCCAGGCGGCTTCGCCCCGCGTCATTCGCACCCTTGCCGGCACGCTGAACGCCGTCGGCCTCGGCTTCCTGCCGCTGACCTCGAAACTGAAGGAGCCGGATTTCCGCGACAATCCGCTGACCTCGGACGAGCACCGCTTCGAGCGCAATGTCGCGATGATGAAGGCCCATCCGGAGCTGACACTCGGGCCACCGACAGCCCGCTGGCTGACCGAGGCCTTTCGCACGATGGACCGGGTCACCTCGCCCTACCATCTCTTCTCGATCACCATCCCGACCATCGTCATCGCCCCAACGCGTGACGGTGTCGTGCCCTATACGGCGCAGGAGCGCCTTTCGCGTTATTTCCGCGCCGGCCAGCTGGTGCCGATCAACGGCGCCCGGCACGAGATATTCCAGGAACGGGATATCTACCGCGCCGCCGCCCTTGCGGCCTTCCACGCCTTCATTCCCGGCAGCGATGCCGAAGAAAACCAGGACATTGCTGCCCTCGGTACGTGA
- a CDS encoding porin encodes MNIKSLLLGSAAALAAVSGAQAADAIVAAEPEPVEYVRVCDAYGTGYFYIPGTETCLKINGYIRFQVDVAPHASSIGAAGGGSVPNDSDWDARTRGQVQFTAKSDTEYGPLTGVIVMQFNADNATAQKAQLDSAYLDIAGFRAGLFYSWWDDGLSGETDDIGSPVTLHNSIRYQYETSDFYAGISVDELEDSPFYHGETANNFGVAVGLGGKAGAFSYQITAGYDTDNEEGAVRAMGTVAVGPGTLGLAVVYATNPNAYYNKAEWAVAAEYAIKATDKLKITPAVQYYGDYGVTAGEFNDGDAWKAGVTIDYQIVENLSTKISVQYLDPEDADDVTSGFFRLQRAF; translated from the coding sequence ATGAACATCAAGAGCCTTCTTCTCGGCTCCGCTGCTGCGCTTGCAGCAGTATCCGGCGCTCAGGCTGCTGACGCTATCGTTGCTGCCGAGCCGGAACCGGTTGAATATGTTCGCGTCTGCGACGCTTACGGCACCGGCTACTTCTATATCCCGGGCACCGAAACCTGCCTCAAGATCAACGGTTACATCCGTTTCCAGGTTGACGTTGCTCCGCACGCCAGCTCGATCGGCGCTGCCGGCGGTGGTTCTGTCCCCAACGACTCGGACTGGGATGCCCGCACGCGTGGCCAGGTCCAGTTCACGGCCAAGAGCGACACCGAATATGGTCCGCTGACCGGCGTTATCGTCATGCAGTTCAATGCTGACAACGCTACGGCCCAGAAGGCCCAGCTGGACTCCGCATACCTCGACATCGCCGGTTTCCGCGCCGGTCTGTTCTACAGCTGGTGGGACGATGGCCTCTCCGGCGAAACGGACGATATCGGTTCGCCGGTAACGCTGCATAACTCGATCCGTTATCAGTACGAAACCAGCGACTTCTATGCTGGCATCAGCGTCGACGAACTGGAAGACAGCCCGTTCTATCATGGCGAAACCGCTAACAACTTCGGCGTTGCAGTCGGTCTCGGCGGCAAGGCTGGTGCCTTCAGCTACCAGATCACTGCCGGTTACGACACCGACAACGAAGAAGGTGCCGTCCGCGCAATGGGTACGGTTGCTGTCGGTCCGGGCACGCTCGGCCTCGCAGTTGTCTACGCGACCAACCCGAACGCCTACTACAACAAGGCTGAATGGGCGGTCGCTGCTGAATACGCCATCAAGGCGACTGACAAGCTGAAGATTACCCCGGCTGTTCAGTACTACGGCGACTACGGCGTCACTGCCGGCGAGTTCAACGACGGCGATGCCTGGAAGGCCGGCGTGACGATCGACTACCAGATCGTCGAGAACCTCTCCACGAAGATTTCGGTTCAGTACCTCGATCCGGAAGATGCTGACGACGTCACCTCGGGCTTCTTCCGCCTGCAGCGCGCATTCTGA
- a CDS encoding bile acid:sodium symporter family protein, translating to MDDRTMIVLSRREIAMRRFLPDTFTILLVCTVILASLLPARGTFAHYFGIATDLAIALLFFLHGARLSRDVVISGLLHWRLHLVILLTTFGIFPLLGMALGLIPDTILPQPLYLGILFLCVLPSTVQSSIAFTSMAGGNVSAAICSASASNIFGMFLTPLLVGLLFSVGGHGGFSFDALEQILLQLLAPFIVGQILQPWIGDWIRAKKKILMPVDRGSILMVVYLAFSTAVVEGLWHTFSIADIAVVIVADMVLLAIVLVLTMFGSRWLGFNKADEITITFCGSKKSLASGVPIANVIFAGQSIGAIVLPLMLFHQIQLMVCAVIAQKYAAAAARRATDEEIDEAASPA from the coding sequence ATGGACGACAGAACAATGATTGTTTTATCACGCCGCGAGATCGCCATGCGCCGCTTTCTGCCCGATACATTCACCATCCTGCTTGTCTGCACCGTCATCCTCGCCTCGCTGCTGCCGGCGCGCGGCACATTCGCGCATTATTTCGGTATCGCCACCGACCTTGCCATCGCGCTGCTGTTTTTCCTGCACGGCGCCCGCCTGTCGCGCGACGTCGTCATATCAGGCCTGCTGCACTGGCGCCTGCATCTCGTCATTCTGCTGACGACCTTCGGCATCTTCCCGCTGCTTGGCATGGCGCTCGGACTGATCCCCGACACGATCCTGCCGCAGCCGCTTTATCTCGGCATCCTCTTCCTCTGCGTGCTGCCCTCGACGGTGCAGTCGTCGATCGCCTTCACCTCGATGGCGGGCGGCAACGTGTCGGCCGCCATCTGCTCGGCCTCGGCATCCAACATCTTCGGCATGTTCCTGACACCGCTGCTCGTCGGCCTGTTGTTTTCCGTCGGCGGCCACGGCGGCTTCTCCTTCGACGCATTAGAGCAGATCCTGCTGCAGTTGCTCGCCCCGTTCATCGTCGGCCAGATTCTGCAGCCCTGGATCGGCGACTGGATTCGCGCCAAGAAGAAGATCCTGATGCCTGTCGACCGCGGCTCGATCCTGATGGTCGTCTATCTCGCCTTCAGCACGGCTGTGGTCGAAGGTCTGTGGCACACCTTCTCGATCGCCGATATCGCCGTCGTCATCGTCGCCGACATGGTTCTGCTGGCAATTGTCCTGGTGCTGACGATGTTCGGCAGCCGTTGGCTGGGCTTCAACAAGGCCGACGAGATCACCATCACCTTCTGCGGCTCGAAGAAGAGCCTTGCAAGCGGCGTGCCGATCGCGAACGTCATCTTCGCCGGCCAGTCGATCGGCGCGATCGTGCTTCCGCTGATGCTGTTCCACCAGATCCAGTTGATGGTCTGCGCCGTCATCGCCCAGAAATACGCCGCCGCCGCGGCCCGCCGCGCAACGGACGAGGAAATCGACGAAGCCGCCAGCCCGGCATGA
- the cpdR1 gene encoding response regulator CpdR1, with translation MTQKILLAEDDNDMRRFLVKALEKAGYKVLSYDNGASAYDRLREEPFSLLLTDIVMPEMDGIELARRATELDPDLKVMFITGFAAVALNPDSKAPKDAKVLSKPFHLRDLVDEVNKMLAA, from the coding sequence ATGACTCAGAAGATACTTCTCGCCGAAGACGATAACGACATGCGCCGCTTCCTGGTGAAAGCGCTCGAAAAGGCCGGCTACAAGGTCCTTTCCTACGACAATGGCGCCAGCGCCTATGACCGGCTGCGCGAGGAGCCGTTTTCCCTGCTGCTGACCGATATCGTCATGCCCGAGATGGATGGCATCGAGCTGGCGCGCCGCGCCACCGAACTCGACCCCGACCTGAAGGTAATGTTCATCACCGGTTTTGCCGCCGTGGCGCTGAACCCTGATTCGAAGGCGCCGAAGGATGCCAAGGTCCTTTCCAAGCCTTTCCACCTGCGCGACCTCGTCGATGAGGTCAACAAAATGCTTGCCGCATAA
- a CDS encoding Hsp20 family protein — MRHVDFSPLYRSTVGFDRLFTMLDSLAQPEQAQTYPPYNIERTGENTYRITMAVAGFDETELSIEAHAHVLSVKGEKHEEPAESGEFLYRGIAKRAFERRFQLADHVEVTAASLKNGLLHIDLLRNIPEAMKPRKITIAAEPVEAPKAIEAQIING, encoded by the coding sequence ATGCGTCACGTAGACTTCTCTCCCCTTTATCGTTCGACCGTCGGTTTCGACCGGCTCTTCACCATGCTCGACAGTCTTGCCCAGCCGGAGCAGGCGCAGACCTATCCGCCCTATAATATCGAGCGCACCGGTGAAAACACCTATCGCATCACCATGGCCGTTGCCGGTTTCGACGAGACTGAACTTTCGATCGAAGCCCATGCCCATGTCCTGTCGGTGAAGGGTGAAAAGCACGAGGAACCTGCCGAAAGCGGCGAATTCCTCTACCGCGGCATTGCCAAGCGTGCCTTCGAGCGCCGCTTCCAGCTTGCCGACCATGTTGAGGTGACCGCTGCTTCGCTGAAGAACGGCCTGCTGCACATCGACCTTCTGCGCAATATTCCCGAGGCCATGAAGCCCCGCAAGATTACGATTGCTGCAGAACCGGTCGAGGCTCCGAAGGCCATTGAAGCGCAGATCATCAACGGCTAA
- a CDS encoding N-formylglutamate amidohydrolase, with protein MPEIREYELFEVHEPVSQTIPFVYNSPHSGRIYPPEFIAQSRLEGIAIRRSEDHYVDELFGSAVALGAPLLAANFPRAYLDVNREPYELDPRMFDGLLPPYANVNSLRVAGGLGTIPRIVAENMEIYARRLPVQEGLDRVEAVYKPYHAALRRLIARTHVQFGFGVLIDCHSMPGNVRVAGSTSRPDFIIGDRYGTSASAELSRAAIAILEEMGFAAIRNKPYAGGFITEHYGRPSRGLHALQIEVNRAIYVDELTLEKHEDFAAVANAVTDFMQQMADYVEKFAGDRALAAE; from the coding sequence GTGCCGGAAATACGCGAATACGAGCTTTTTGAGGTCCATGAGCCCGTGTCGCAGACCATTCCCTTCGTCTACAACTCCCCCCATAGCGGCCGTATTTATCCACCGGAATTTATTGCCCAGTCCAGGCTGGAGGGGATCGCCATCCGCCGTTCCGAGGATCACTATGTCGACGAGCTCTTCGGCTCGGCCGTCGCACTCGGCGCGCCACTCCTGGCGGCCAACTTCCCGCGCGCCTATCTCGACGTCAATCGCGAGCCCTACGAGCTCGATCCGCGGATGTTCGACGGGCTGCTGCCGCCCTATGCCAACGTCAATTCGCTCAGGGTCGCCGGCGGGCTCGGCACCATTCCGCGCATCGTCGCCGAGAACATGGAGATCTATGCGCGGCGCCTGCCGGTGCAGGAGGGGCTCGACCGCGTCGAAGCCGTCTACAAGCCCTATCATGCGGCGCTGCGCCGGCTGATTGCGCGAACGCATGTGCAGTTCGGCTTCGGCGTGCTGATCGACTGCCATTCGATGCCCGGCAATGTGCGGGTCGCCGGCAGCACTTCGCGACCTGATTTCATCATTGGTGATCGCTACGGCACCAGCGCTTCGGCCGAGCTTTCGCGCGCGGCCATCGCCATCCTCGAGGAAATGGGTTTTGCGGCGATCCGCAACAAGCCTTATGCCGGCGGCTTCATCACCGAACATTACGGCAGGCCTTCGCGCGGCCTGCACGCGCTGCAGATCGAGGTGAATCGGGCGATCTATGTCGACGAGCTGACGCTGGAGAAACACGAGGATTTCGCCGCGGTGGCCAATGCCGTCACGGACTTCATGCAGCAGATGGCGGACTACGTCGAGAAATTCGCCGGCGATCGGGCGCTGGCCGCCGAATAG
- a CDS encoding tripartite tricarboxylate transporter TctB family protein — MSEDNTSSATIRRPDWAAFIIAVFLFVVAGVMAWDALHLKTIAQYDRIGPATVPQVVAFGLFCLGIWTAFEAWRGDFPERDRQEVAPVIWIVAGLAGQMLLLRVAGFSIATGILFALTARGFGKRKLWISLPLGIVISFVVWAIFSQLLQLTLPAGPLEHLFF; from the coding sequence ATGAGCGAGGATAACACCTCCTCGGCAACGATACGCCGCCCTGATTGGGCGGCGTTCATCATTGCCGTTTTCCTCTTCGTCGTCGCCGGCGTGATGGCCTGGGATGCCTTGCATCTGAAAACGATCGCGCAGTACGACCGCATCGGTCCTGCGACAGTGCCTCAAGTGGTGGCGTTCGGGCTCTTCTGTCTCGGGATCTGGACCGCCTTCGAAGCCTGGCGCGGCGATTTTCCCGAACGTGACCGGCAGGAAGTCGCACCCGTCATCTGGATCGTCGCCGGTCTTGCCGGCCAGATGCTGCTTTTGCGCGTCGCCGGCTTCTCGATCGCGACCGGCATACTCTTCGCGCTGACGGCACGCGGCTTCGGCAAGCGTAAGCTCTGGATCTCGCTGCCGCTTGGCATCGTCATCAGCTTCGTCGTCTGGGCGATCTTCTCGCAGCTGCTGCAACTGACGCTGCCGGCCGGCCCGCTCGAACATCTGTTCTTCTGA
- a CDS encoding LysR substrate-binding domain-containing protein — protein MLDLSQLRSFVAVEQMGSFTLAAERLGLGQSTVSQHIQRLETALGRKLLARDTHKVMLTGDGEALLLHARAMLSIEGQIQSLFKSNSLRGSLRLGVSEDFVTSQLPAVLEDFVRSHPSVDLELTVALSGVLYEMQDNGEIDLVLAKRRLGDARGKLVYREPLVWLARDPERVLASGPLPLIAFPPPSVTRVIALEALGRNGVPWRIVCTCGSLSGLTAAARAGMGVLVQPRSMAPSGLKEITAGRLPVLEDVEFVLVPRKGADQALVSALSEDILQKVRGLRSA, from the coding sequence ATGCTAGACCTCTCGCAATTGCGCAGTTTCGTTGCTGTCGAACAGATGGGCAGTTTCACGCTCGCGGCAGAGAGGCTCGGCCTCGGTCAGTCGACCGTCAGCCAGCACATCCAGCGGCTGGAGACGGCACTCGGGCGCAAGCTGCTGGCGCGCGACACGCATAAGGTGATGCTGACCGGCGATGGCGAGGCGCTGCTGTTGCATGCGCGCGCCATGCTTTCGATCGAGGGGCAGATACAGTCGCTGTTTAAGAGCAACAGCCTGCGCGGCAGCCTGCGGCTCGGCGTGTCGGAAGATTTCGTCACCAGTCAGCTGCCGGCGGTGCTCGAGGATTTCGTTCGTTCGCACCCCTCCGTCGACCTCGAGCTGACTGTGGCGCTTTCCGGCGTTCTCTACGAGATGCAGGACAATGGCGAGATCGATCTGGTGCTCGCCAAGCGCCGGCTCGGCGATGCGCGCGGAAAGCTCGTCTATCGCGAGCCGCTCGTCTGGCTGGCGCGTGATCCAGAGCGCGTGCTCGCCTCCGGTCCTCTGCCACTGATCGCCTTTCCGCCGCCGAGCGTCACGCGAGTGATCGCGCTCGAAGCGCTCGGTCGAAACGGGGTGCCGTGGAGGATCGTCTGTACCTGCGGCAGCTTGAGCGGGCTGACGGCAGCGGCCCGGGCCGGGATGGGGGTGCTGGTGCAGCCGCGCAGCATGGCGCCCTCAGGGCTGAAGGAAATCACTGCGGGAAGACTTCCGGTGCTGGAGGATGTGGAATTCGTGCTGGTTCCGCGCAAGGGCGCGGACCAGGCGCTGGTCTCGGCCCTGTCGGAGGATATTCTGCAGAAGGTGAGGGGGCTGAGGTCGGCGTGA
- a CDS encoding threonine aldolase family protein: MFFASDNWAGAHKSIAERLLTESTGFAAAYGAGDLDRKVEARFSEIFEREVSIFFVATGTAANSLSLASVQRPGGITFCHSEAHVIEDECGAPEFFSGSARLVAVDGEAGKIDPAKLSEKIASFPEDAVHHGRASAVTITQATEIGTVYSLPEIGEIAAIARKRSLPLHMDGARFANALVALGATPAEMTWKRGVDMLSFGGTKNGCWCAEAIVFFNPDQAREMPFIRKRAAQLFSKSRFIAAQFDAYFENGLWLDLARHSNGMADRLRAGIGTSNSARLAWPTASNEVFAVVSKSAVKTAEEKGAKFYEWPVPAATPELVSESETLIRLVTSFATTEADVDGFLKCLAA, encoded by the coding sequence ATGTTCTTTGCTTCCGATAACTGGGCCGGCGCCCACAAATCCATTGCCGAACGTCTGCTGACGGAATCGACCGGCTTTGCCGCCGCCTATGGCGCCGGCGATCTCGACAGAAAGGTCGAAGCTCGTTTTTCCGAGATCTTCGAGCGTGAGGTTTCGATCTTCTTCGTCGCCACCGGCACAGCCGCCAACTCGCTGTCGCTGGCAAGCGTCCAGCGCCCCGGCGGCATCACCTTCTGCCATTCGGAAGCCCATGTGATCGAGGATGAATGCGGCGCGCCGGAATTTTTCTCCGGTTCCGCCCGCCTCGTTGCCGTTGACGGCGAAGCCGGAAAGATCGATCCGGCGAAGCTTTCTGAAAAGATCGCAAGCTTTCCCGAGGACGCCGTCCACCACGGCCGCGCCAGCGCCGTGACCATCACCCAGGCGACCGAGATCGGCACCGTCTATTCCTTGCCGGAGATCGGCGAGATCGCCGCCATCGCCAGAAAGCGCAGTCTGCCGCTCCACATGGATGGTGCCCGCTTCGCCAACGCGCTGGTCGCACTTGGCGCCACCCCGGCCGAGATGACCTGGAAGCGTGGCGTCGATATGCTCTCCTTCGGCGGCACCAAGAACGGCTGCTGGTGCGCCGAAGCGATCGTCTTCTTCAATCCGGATCAGGCGCGGGAAATGCCCTTCATCCGCAAGCGCGCCGCCCAGCTCTTCTCCAAGTCGCGTTTCATCGCCGCCCAGTTCGACGCCTATTTCGAAAACGGCCTCTGGCTCGATCTTGCCCGTCATTCGAACGGCATGGCCGACCGGCTGCGCGCCGGCATCGGCACGAGCAATTCCGCCCGCCTCGCCTGGCCGACCGCATCCAACGAAGTCTTTGCCGTCGTCAGCAAAAGTGCCGTAAAAACCGCGGAGGAAAAGGGCGCGAAATTTTACGAATGGCCGGTCCCGGCGGCAACGCCCGAACTCGTTTCCGAAAGCGAAACCCTGATCCGCCTCGTCACCAGCTTCGCGACGACCGAAGCGGATGTCGATGGTTTCCTGAAATGCCTGGCCGCTTGA